From a region of the Thermoplasmata archaeon genome:
- a CDS encoding AMP phosphorylase, with translation MKLKVRELDLESGKNTVLLSDEDCRQLGVFPHDRVKIYYKDKSVTAIVNTSNSMINRGEIGIFTGTCEILGVKSYDSIQIEQTLKPESLEFIKKKMQGLKLSKEEIYKIIDDIVKENISDIELSAYVTSLFINELNIEETDYLTRAMVDTGETLDFPYPVVDVHSIGGVPGNKYALITVPIVAALGLKIPKTSSRAISSAAGTADVMEVLAKVDLRLEEIRKIVDTVGATLAWGGAVNLAPADDKIIKIEYLLRIDPQSQLLASVMAKKKALNINKLLIDIPIGSEAKVHDELYARKLARNFIDLGERLGINVECAFTYGGQPVGRSIGPALEAKEALEALEGKYRSNSLIEKSLELAGILLEMGNIVKPGAGKNKAREILKNKKALNKFLEIVNAQGSKQIEKSEDIQIGKYSLDIVSEEEGYISYVSNASLVTIARILGAPKDKGAGIWVYKKIGDKVDSGEDLLRLYSENKNRLEEAQKVYKKYKTLRIEGMVIDSTFLKTDHKS, from the coding sequence ATGAAACTAAAAGTTAGGGAGCTTGATCTGGAAAGTGGAAAAAACACAGTACTGTTAAGCGATGAAGATTGTAGGCAACTAGGGGTATTCCCGCATGATCGTGTGAAAATATATTATAAAGATAAAAGTGTTACAGCAATCGTAAATACATCTAATTCTATGATTAACAGAGGAGAAATAGGAATATTCACAGGTACCTGCGAGATTTTGGGAGTAAAATCGTATGACTCAATTCAGATAGAGCAAACTTTAAAACCAGAATCATTAGAGTTTATAAAAAAGAAGATGCAGGGACTTAAGCTGAGCAAAGAGGAAATTTATAAGATCATAGATGACATTGTTAAAGAGAACATATCAGACATAGAACTATCCGCTTATGTTACTTCGTTATTTATCAATGAACTGAACATTGAGGAAACGGACTATTTGACCAGAGCAATGGTAGATACTGGCGAAACATTGGATTTCCCGTACCCCGTGGTCGATGTGCACAGCATTGGTGGAGTACCTGGCAATAAATATGCGCTGATCACAGTACCTATCGTGGCGGCACTTGGGCTTAAAATTCCAAAAACTTCATCAAGGGCCATAAGCAGTGCTGCAGGCACTGCGGATGTGATGGAAGTACTAGCGAAAGTAGACCTGAGACTTGAAGAGATCCGGAAGATCGTAGATACTGTAGGTGCCACGCTTGCTTGGGGTGGCGCAGTAAACCTCGCCCCCGCAGATGATAAAATAATTAAGATTGAGTATTTGCTGCGCATAGATCCTCAGTCTCAGCTGTTGGCGTCTGTGATGGCTAAGAAAAAAGCGTTAAACATAAATAAGTTGCTGATCGACATACCAATAGGCTCTGAAGCGAAAGTGCATGATGAATTGTATGCAAGAAAGCTAGCAAGAAACTTTATAGATCTTGGAGAGCGGTTAGGAATTAATGTTGAATGCGCATTCACATACGGTGGCCAGCCTGTTGGAAGAAGCATAGGCCCTGCACTGGAGGCAAAAGAAGCTCTGGAAGCTCTTGAAGGAAAGTACAGATCGAACAGCTTGATAGAGAAATCTTTAGAACTTGCTGGTATTTTATTAGAGATGGGAAATATCGTAAAACCAGGAGCTGGAAAAAACAAGGCCAGGGAAATCCTCAAAAACAAAAAGGCACTGAATAAGTTCTTAGAGATTGTAAATGCGCAGGGGTCTAAGCAGATAGAAAAGAGCGAGGATATTCAGATTGGAAAGTACAGTTTAGATATAGTATCAGAAGAAGAGGGATATATCTCATATGTATCAAATGCCTCGTTAGTAACAATTGCCAGAATTTTAGGAGCGCCGAAAGACAAGGGTGCGGGCATATGGGTTTATAAGAAAATCGGTGACAAGGTGGATTCTGGAGAAGATCTATTAAGATTGTATAGTGAAAATAAAAATAGATTAGAAGAAGCACAGAAAGTATACAAAAAATATAAGACATTAAGAATAGAGGGTATGGTTATAGATAGCACTTTTTTAAAAACAGATCATAAAAGTTAA
- a CDS encoding GNAT family N-acetyltransferase: MQLTRLLNIPYGGQCTIRIAMPSDAKGIVTCMNNVMKEGIYLLGEQYSYYEEFEAERIRTLREDLTLVAEYNNEIIGVLFLTRGRYIKNKHTAYLSIAIIDRFRKMGVGTSLIKTAIEWAKDKKIEKICLEVFSSNCAAINLYIKLGFIIEGKWKKQFKINNEYVDDILMSIFLEDQHETKS; the protein is encoded by the coding sequence ATGCAGCTGACAAGATTGTTGAATATTCCATATGGCGGGCAATGCACAATTAGGATCGCGATGCCAAGTGACGCGAAGGGTATTGTAACATGTATGAATAATGTCATGAAAGAAGGAATTTATCTATTGGGAGAGCAGTATTCGTATTATGAAGAATTTGAGGCAGAGAGAATTAGGACTTTAAGAGAGGATTTGACTCTTGTGGCAGAGTACAACAATGAGATAATTGGTGTCTTATTTCTAACGCGGGGCCGCTATATAAAAAATAAGCATACTGCATATTTAAGCATTGCTATAATTGATCGATTTAGGAAGATGGGAGTAGGTACTTCACTGATTAAAACTGCGATAGAATGGGCCAAAGATAAAAAAATAGAAAAAATATGTTTAGAGGTATTTTCTTCAAATTGTGCAGCCATAAATTTATATATAAAACTTGGATTTATAATAGAAGGTAAGTGGAAAAAACAGTTTAAAATCAACAATGAATATGTAGATGATATATTAATGTCTATATTTCTAGAGGATCAACATGAAACTAAAAGTTAG